One stretch of Shewanella sp. Arc9-LZ DNA includes these proteins:
- the arsJ gene encoding organoarsenical effux MFS transporter ArsJ has product MGLDTLRTLSPSIKQYLLITGNYWAFTLTDGALRMLVVLYFHQLGYSPLNIAMLFLFYEIFGVVTNLVGGWLGARLGLNNTMNIGLGLQIVALVMLTVPADMLTVMYVMAAQALSGIAKDLNKMSAKSAIKTLVPADAEGKLYQWVALLTGSKNALKGVGFFLGGVLLTSLGFRGAIILMATLLGIVWLCSLVTLKDDLGKAKNKPKFKDIFSKSQAINLLSAARMFLFGARDVWFVVALPVFLATTFGWDHWWVGSFMASWVIGYGVVQSIAPYFTGKRQGKVPSGRAAFTWATYLLLIPAAIAVALHADFYVLESVVIGLLMFGAVFAINSSLHSYLIVSYAGSDGVSLDVGFYYMANAMGRLIGTILSGWVYQAYGLEVCLWISSGFIALAALISLKLPHKR; this is encoded by the coding sequence ATGGGGCTGGATACATTGCGTACCTTATCACCATCGATAAAACAGTACTTATTGATTACCGGTAATTACTGGGCATTTACCTTAACCGATGGCGCTTTGCGTATGCTGGTGGTGTTGTATTTCCACCAATTGGGTTACAGCCCGTTAAATATTGCGATGTTGTTTTTGTTTTATGAGATTTTTGGTGTCGTGACTAATCTTGTTGGTGGTTGGTTAGGCGCACGGCTTGGCCTAAATAACACTATGAATATTGGCTTAGGCCTACAAATAGTGGCACTAGTTATGCTAACTGTACCTGCTGACATGCTAACCGTCATGTACGTTATGGCTGCTCAGGCGCTGTCGGGCATCGCCAAAGATTTGAATAAAATGAGCGCCAAAAGCGCCATTAAAACCTTAGTGCCCGCAGATGCAGAAGGTAAGCTTTACCAATGGGTTGCGTTGTTAACGGGCTCTAAAAATGCCTTAAAAGGAGTGGGATTCTTTTTAGGTGGTGTGTTACTCACAAGCCTAGGGTTTAGAGGCGCCATTATTTTAATGGCCACGTTATTAGGCATTGTATGGTTATGTAGTTTAGTGACCTTAAAAGATGATTTAGGCAAAGCGAAAAACAAACCCAAATTCAAAGACATTTTTTCTAAAAGTCAGGCAATTAATTTATTGTCGGCGGCGCGGATGTTTTTGTTTGGCGCAAGAGATGTATGGTTTGTGGTGGCATTACCGGTATTTTTAGCCACAACTTTTGGCTGGGATCATTGGTGGGTTGGTAGCTTTATGGCTAGCTGGGTGATTGGTTATGGTGTGGTGCAATCCATTGCACCTTATTTCACCGGTAAACGACAGGGAAAAGTGCCGAGCGGCCGAGCTGCTTTTACATGGGCAACTTATTTACTACTCATTCCTGCCGCGATTGCAGTCGCACTACATGCCGATTTTTATGTGCTAGAAAGTGTCGTCATCGGTTTATTAATGTTTGGCGCGGTGTTTGCGATTAACTCATCACTGCATAGCTACTTAATTGTTAGCTATGCTGGCAGTGATGGCGTGTCACTGGATGTGGGCTTTTACTATATGGCCAATGCCATGGGAAGGTTGATTGGAACGATACTGTCAGGTTGGGTCTATCAAGCCTATGGCTTAGAAGTTTGTTTATGGATATCGAGTGGTTTTATAGCTCTTGCTGCCTTAATTTCACTTAAGTTGCCTCATAAAAGGTAA
- the arsB gene encoding ACR3 family arsenite efflux transporter, with protein sequence MGMFERFLSVWVGLSMLAGVLLGLWQPDIFQAIANLEIAHVNLVVAVFIWVMIYPMMVQIDFSAMKDVGKNPKGLLLTVVINWLIKPFTMAALGWLFFKVLFADLVDPASAQEYIAGMILLGVAPCTAMVFVWSQLTKGDANYTLVQVSVNDVIMIFAFAPITALLLGVSDIQVPWETLLISVLLYVLLPLLAGVTTRYLLNRRHGLAAVNSFLATLKPWSIIGLLATVVLLFGFQAEVIVSDPQTIGLIAVPLIIQTYGIFIIAYIAAKWLKLSHNIAAPACLIGTSNFFELAVAVAISLFGLHSGAALATVVGVLVEVPVMLSLVAIINRTQHWFNH encoded by the coding sequence ATGGGCATGTTTGAACGGTTTTTATCGGTATGGGTTGGTTTAAGTATGTTGGCCGGAGTGTTGTTAGGTTTATGGCAGCCAGATATCTTTCAAGCTATAGCAAACCTTGAAATCGCCCACGTTAACTTGGTTGTTGCGGTATTTATTTGGGTGATGATTTACCCCATGATGGTGCAAATTGACTTTTCGGCAATGAAAGATGTGGGTAAAAATCCCAAAGGATTATTGCTGACCGTGGTTATTAATTGGTTAATTAAACCCTTTACCATGGCGGCATTAGGATGGCTGTTTTTTAAGGTGTTGTTTGCCGATTTGGTCGACCCTGCATCTGCACAAGAGTATATAGCAGGGATGATTTTATTAGGTGTTGCGCCATGTACAGCGATGGTTTTTGTGTGGTCACAACTAACCAAAGGAGATGCGAATTACACCTTGGTGCAAGTGTCGGTTAATGATGTGATTATGATTTTTGCCTTTGCGCCAATTACCGCATTATTACTGGGCGTGAGCGATATTCAGGTGCCATGGGAAACCTTGCTTATTTCGGTACTACTGTATGTGTTGTTACCGCTATTGGCCGGAGTGACAACACGTTACTTGCTTAATCGCCGCCATGGATTAGCCGCAGTTAACTCATTTTTGGCCACCTTAAAACCATGGTCGATTATCGGCTTACTGGCTACTGTGGTGTTGTTATTTGGTTTTCAAGCTGAAGTCATTGTGTCTGATCCGCAAACCATTGGCTTGATAGCTGTGCCTTTGATTATTCAAACTTACGGTATTTTTATTATTGCGTATATAGCAGCTAAATGGCTTAAATTATCCCATAACATTGCCGCTCCAGCTTGTTTAATTGGCACCTCTAACTTTTTTGAACTGGCGGTGGCCGTGGCGATATCGCTATTTGGGCTACATTCTGGAGCCGCGTTGGCTACAGTGGTTGGGGTATTAGTTGAAGTGCCGGTGATGTTATCGCTAGTAGCCATTATTAATCGAACTCAACATTGGTTTAATCACTGA
- a CDS encoding ArsJ-associated glyceraldehyde-3-phosphate dehydrogenase has product MTIKIGINGFGRMGRLSMRAAYDWDDVEIVHINDPAGDAATLAHLMTFDSVHGRWHHEATHNGDAIVINGKAIPCSHNVATPDTDWSKCDVVIEASGKIKTKALLQAYLDQGVKRVVVTAPVKEDGVLNIVMGVNDDLYDKAIHPIVTAASCTTNCLAPVVKVIHEKIGIKHGSMTTIHDITNTQTILDAPHKDLRRARACGISLIPTTTGSATAITHIFPELKGKLNGHAIRVPLANASLTDCVFEVTRGTTVEEVNQLLKQAADTELQGIMGYEERPLVSVDYKTDPRSSIIDALSTMVVNDTQVKLYVWYDNEWGYANRTAELARKVGLADKE; this is encoded by the coding sequence ATGACGATAAAAATAGGTATTAACGGTTTTGGCCGTATGGGACGTTTATCAATGCGCGCGGCATATGATTGGGACGATGTTGAAATTGTGCATATTAACGATCCTGCTGGTGATGCAGCCACGCTGGCGCACTTAATGACCTTTGATTCAGTCCATGGTCGTTGGCATCATGAGGCGACCCATAATGGTGATGCCATTGTGATTAACGGTAAAGCTATTCCTTGCAGCCATAATGTAGCCACCCCAGACACTGACTGGTCAAAATGCGATGTGGTGATTGAGGCCTCTGGCAAGATAAAAACCAAAGCCTTGCTACAAGCTTACTTAGATCAAGGTGTAAAACGGGTTGTGGTGACTGCGCCAGTAAAAGAAGACGGCGTGCTCAATATTGTGATGGGCGTTAACGATGATTTATACGACAAAGCCATCCATCCCATCGTTACGGCAGCATCGTGTACCACCAACTGTTTAGCGCCAGTGGTAAAAGTGATTCATGAAAAGATAGGTATTAAGCATGGCTCAATGACTACGATCCACGATATTACCAATACTCAAACTATTCTAGATGCCCCCCACAAAGACTTACGTCGTGCCCGTGCGTGTGGCATTAGTTTGATACCCACTACGACGGGTTCGGCTACCGCAATTACTCATATATTCCCAGAGCTAAAAGGTAAGTTAAATGGTCATGCGATACGGGTACCGTTAGCCAATGCGTCACTCACCGATTGCGTATTTGAAGTGACTCGTGGAACAACGGTTGAAGAAGTAAACCAACTATTGAAGCAAGCAGCTGATACTGAACTGCAGGGCATCATGGGTTATGAAGAACGCCCATTAGTGTCGGTAGATTATAAAACCGACCCACGCTCAAGCATTATCGATGCGTTGTCGACCATGGTGGTGAATGATACCCAAGTGAAACTGTATGTGTGGTACGACAACGAGTGGGGATACGCTAATCGTACCGCTGAGCTCGCCCGCAAAGTCGGCTTAGCAGACAAGGAATAA
- a CDS encoding DUF1328 family protein, whose translation MLGWTLMFLVIAVIAGLLGFTGIAGAAAGIAKIIFFIFIVLLVISLVANAIRGKAPRG comes from the coding sequence ATGTTGGGCTGGACATTAATGTTTTTAGTGATAGCCGTTATAGCGGGTCTATTGGGGTTTACTGGTATTGCTGGTGCAGCAGCAGGTATCGCGAAAATTATTTTCTTTATTTTTATTGTGTTGCTAGTGATTTCGTTAGTAGCCAATGCGATTAGAGGCAAAGCTCCCCGAGGATAG
- a CDS encoding diacylglycerol kinase family protein codes for MLTRIHIKYYYTVGALLALCLCVALPYVLLKVIFAWIALSLGLVSSAYWFNSAGIFRKSQDGSIPWYISWSFVPFLMGCQLYNAWARKHDKVPVIQKIDKQLYLACRLFPSDIDRLKHEKIDAILDVTAEFDALEWTLFDENIGYLNIPILDHSVPTVAQLNQAINWLHTQVSNGKNVVVHCALGRGRSVLVLAAYLVCRERNRNVNDVLKSINSIRQTARLNKWQLAAIEKMHSRQQINIHKRAWLIVNPVSGGGKWHDEADHITQTLTDYFQLEVLYTAKDKSAVQLAKQAKQKGADIIVACGGDGTVNEVASVIVDTDIFLGIIPMGTTNALSHTLFGAASKLVPVSQALDILIQGYSQRVDTATCNDELMLLLVGLGFEQKMIAKADRDQKDALGQLAYLNGLWEAVGENQPLSIRVQIDGGDIKVINTTSLVIANAAPFTSLLALGNGEPNITDGLLDITWIESSETSPQQLLSMTELLFAGLTGEREDNQQSQIHHEQAKKIYLNTDSSCQYVIDGELFESEDLCIKVKPRSLNVLVPEASKHV; via the coding sequence ATGCTAACCCGTATTCATATTAAATATTACTATACTGTTGGCGCATTATTGGCTTTGTGCTTATGTGTGGCGCTTCCTTATGTGTTACTTAAGGTTATTTTTGCTTGGATTGCATTATCTTTAGGGCTGGTGAGTTCAGCTTATTGGTTTAATAGCGCAGGCATTTTCCGAAAAAGCCAAGATGGCAGCATTCCTTGGTATATCAGTTGGAGTTTTGTTCCCTTTTTAATGGGGTGCCAGCTGTATAACGCCTGGGCAAGAAAGCACGACAAAGTGCCCGTAATCCAAAAAATAGATAAGCAGTTGTATTTAGCCTGCCGATTGTTTCCCAGTGATATTGACCGACTTAAGCATGAAAAAATTGATGCAATTTTGGATGTTACTGCCGAATTTGACGCATTAGAGTGGACCTTGTTTGATGAAAATATTGGCTATTTAAATATTCCCATATTAGATCACAGCGTACCGACTGTCGCGCAGTTAAATCAAGCCATTAATTGGTTACACACTCAAGTCAGTAATGGTAAAAATGTAGTAGTGCATTGCGCGCTAGGCCGGGGGCGTTCGGTGTTGGTATTAGCGGCTTATTTAGTCTGTCGTGAGAGAAATCGTAATGTTAATGATGTGCTTAAATCCATCAATAGTATCCGCCAAACGGCACGGTTAAATAAATGGCAGTTGGCCGCTATAGAAAAAATGCATAGTCGGCAACAAATTAATATTCACAAACGTGCTTGGTTGATTGTTAACCCAGTGTCTGGTGGTGGTAAATGGCATGATGAAGCAGACCATATTACCCAAACCTTGACGGATTACTTTCAGCTTGAAGTGCTGTATACCGCCAAAGATAAGTCTGCAGTGCAATTAGCCAAACAAGCTAAACAAAAGGGCGCAGATATTATAGTTGCCTGTGGTGGCGATGGTACGGTTAACGAGGTGGCATCAGTGATTGTTGATACCGATATTTTCTTAGGTATTATTCCGATGGGAACCACCAATGCACTAAGTCATACTTTGTTTGGCGCCGCCAGTAAATTGGTGCCGGTATCGCAAGCGCTTGATATTTTGATTCAAGGTTATTCACAACGTGTTGATACTGCTACATGTAATGATGAGTTGATGTTGTTGCTGGTGGGGCTAGGCTTTGAACAAAAAATGATAGCGAAGGCTGACCGTGACCAAAAAGATGCCCTAGGACAATTAGCCTACCTTAATGGTTTGTGGGAGGCGGTAGGCGAAAACCAGCCATTGTCGATAAGAGTGCAGATCGATGGTGGCGATATTAAAGTGATTAACACCACTAGCCTAGTGATAGCCAATGCTGCGCCATTTACTAGCTTGTTAGCGCTAGGTAATGGCGAGCCCAATATTACCGATGGCTTGTTAGATATTACCTGGATTGAATCGAGTGAGACATCGCCACAACAGTTATTGAGTATGACCGAGTTGCTATTTGCAGGCTTAACTGGAGAACGTGAAGATAATCAACAGAGTCAAATTCATCATGAGCAAGCAAAAAAAATCTACTTAAACACAGATTCGTCTTGCCAATATGTGATCGATGGTGAGTTATTTGAATCAGAAGATTTGTGTATTAAAGTCAAACCCAGGTCATTAAATGTGCTTGTGCCAGAAGCGAGCAAACACGTTTAA
- a CDS encoding tyrosine-protein phosphatase encodes MQPHPYDVLTLDNGAKLIFTPCPGTKDEAVSASVATLKAAGTKMLVTLMFDDEIVRNAAEYLPAECTKQTITWVQLPIADDAAPGQEFETQWLAHKTQIIELLNNQGIIAVHCKGGSGRTGLVIGLILVSLGWPKDKVINAVQALRPKALVHPVQREYFDAFNG; translated from the coding sequence ATGCAACCTCATCCTTATGATGTTTTAACGTTAGATAATGGCGCCAAACTGATTTTTACTCCGTGCCCTGGTACCAAAGATGAAGCTGTATCTGCGTCAGTTGCTACATTGAAGGCGGCAGGTACAAAAATGCTAGTCACCTTGATGTTCGATGATGAAATCGTACGCAATGCAGCAGAATATTTACCTGCAGAATGTACCAAACAAACCATTACCTGGGTGCAATTGCCCATTGCTGATGATGCCGCGCCAGGGCAAGAGTTTGAAACCCAGTGGTTAGCCCATAAAACCCAGATTATTGAATTGTTAAATAACCAAGGCATTATTGCAGTGCATTGCAAAGGCGGTTCGGGCCGCACTGGATTGGTGATTGGTCTGATATTAGTCAGCTTAGGCTGGCCTAAAGATAAAGTCATTAATGCAGTACAAGCATTGCGGCCCAAGGCGCTAGTTCATCCGGTTCAGCGTGAATATTTTGATGCATTTAATGGTTAG
- a CDS encoding glutamyl-tRNA reductase has protein sequence MKSFTRDEQVESDVWLLHEAIDLCQEGQQFYTQATLGADDYNIKRIFIRMADIRKCMLDRLTPLFSVVRTSQARPIDSQTYHQQSSHRHYAKAEQVIQHKPLPQAIAVLVETEQQVLAHLKQTARKTKNQRVASQLAEGIAWLQMSCDTMKNLSVAHT, from the coding sequence TTGAAATCATTTACTCGAGACGAACAGGTTGAGTCCGATGTATGGCTATTACATGAGGCAATTGATTTATGCCAAGAAGGACAGCAATTTTATACCCAAGCTACATTAGGAGCCGACGATTACAACATCAAACGGATTTTTATCCGCATGGCCGACATTAGAAAATGCATGCTGGATCGTTTAACTCCTTTGTTTAGCGTGGTGCGAACAAGCCAAGCAAGGCCAATAGACAGTCAAACTTACCATCAACAATCCTCACATCGACACTATGCTAAGGCTGAGCAGGTTATACAGCATAAGCCGTTACCCCAAGCGATAGCGGTATTGGTTGAAACCGAACAACAGGTCTTGGCTCATTTAAAGCAAACGGCTAGAAAAACTAAAAACCAGCGTGTTGCTAGCCAACTTGCCGAAGGTATTGCTTGGCTGCAAATGAGCTGTGACACCATGAAAAATCTCTCCGTTGCTCATACCTAG
- a CDS encoding EAL domain-containing protein — translation MLLNTLQDVVLIVDDDPVIRILMRRALNQSVGSIIEASSGEEAIQLFSEHSPDLILLDVSMDNMDGFECCSMIRSLPEGDNVAIIMVTALDQPQDIQKAFDVGATDFMTKPVKWPLLSHRIHYVLKANKTIKELTKSKNKLARAQSIAHLGSWEWDFKSSKLDCSDEVYRMLGMLPQEIDITFSKLLEIIHPDDREFLKLTVKTALKTRQSYDIEYRVLHGSGEVITLHDRTDITYDFGEPRINGTLHDISSRKKSEQEIAYYAYYDTLTDLPNRRKFLLQLDSAIALAKRHTTKLALLFIDLDHFKRINDTLGHKAGDELLCEAATRIKNSVRMSDELSVGSRGDYENEHLARLGGDEFTLLLCELEVFDNVAVIAQRVLDALSKPYIIQGQQTFISASIGISFYPDDGATGDILLQHADTAMYEVKNNGKNGYQLFSHDMHKSLMDRLQIEAELREAVRLGNQLMLYYQPQVDSVNGNIIGYEALLRWNHPTRGLLAPIDFLAIAESSGLIIPIGEWALLEACNKAKKIHIADANFQRMAVNLSALQFNHANIFDHVKSALVETGLPPSLLELEITESAIISNVDEAIALLFMLKKLGVKLAIDDFGTGYSSLNYLKSFPIDTLKIDKSFVDGIVSNQKDAAIARTIVQLALNLELSTIAEGVEFIEQHELLKAMGCTNLQGYLYSKPLPSEMV, via the coding sequence ATGTTATTAAATACACTTCAAGATGTGGTGCTAATCGTTGATGATGACCCTGTCATTCGGATTCTGATGCGTCGAGCATTAAACCAGTCAGTGGGTAGTATTATTGAGGCGAGTAGTGGTGAAGAGGCGATACAGCTTTTTTCTGAGCACTCTCCAGATTTAATATTACTCGATGTGTCGATGGATAACATGGATGGTTTTGAATGCTGTTCAATGATCCGTTCATTACCTGAAGGGGATAATGTCGCCATTATTATGGTGACAGCACTAGATCAGCCGCAAGATATTCAAAAGGCCTTTGATGTAGGTGCAACAGACTTCATGACTAAACCGGTTAAGTGGCCGCTGCTGAGTCACCGCATTCACTATGTGCTGAAAGCTAATAAAACAATCAAAGAGTTAACTAAGAGTAAAAACAAACTCGCCAGAGCACAAAGTATTGCGCACTTGGGCTCGTGGGAATGGGACTTCAAATCCAGTAAGTTAGACTGCTCTGATGAGGTGTATCGCATGCTGGGTATGCTACCTCAAGAGATTGATATTACGTTCTCCAAATTGTTAGAAATCATCCACCCAGATGACCGAGAATTCTTAAAGCTAACCGTTAAAACAGCCTTAAAAACCAGGCAGTCGTATGATATTGAATATCGTGTGTTACATGGTAGTGGAGAGGTGATTACCCTGCATGATAGAACCGATATCACTTACGATTTTGGTGAACCACGGATTAATGGCACTTTGCATGATATTTCTAGTCGGAAAAAGTCAGAGCAAGAAATCGCGTATTATGCCTATTACGATACCTTAACGGACCTGCCGAACAGACGTAAGTTTTTGTTGCAGTTGGACTCTGCGATTGCTCTAGCTAAGCGTCACACAACCAAATTAGCATTGTTGTTCATTGATTTAGATCATTTCAAAAGAATAAACGATACGTTGGGGCATAAAGCGGGAGATGAATTGTTATGCGAAGCAGCCACACGTATTAAAAACTCGGTACGCATGTCAGATGAGCTCAGTGTGGGGAGTCGGGGAGATTATGAAAATGAACACCTTGCCCGTTTGGGCGGGGACGAATTCACCCTACTTTTATGTGAACTAGAAGTGTTCGATAATGTAGCGGTTATTGCTCAGCGAGTGCTAGATGCACTCTCTAAGCCCTATATTATTCAGGGACAGCAAACGTTTATTTCGGCCAGCATAGGTATTTCGTTTTATCCTGATGACGGCGCTACCGGCGATATTTTGTTGCAGCATGCAGACACAGCCATGTACGAAGTGAAAAATAACGGCAAAAACGGTTATCAATTGTTTTCTCATGATATGCATAAGTCGTTAATGGATCGGCTTCAAATAGAAGCTGAACTACGTGAAGCGGTAAGATTAGGCAATCAACTTATGTTGTATTATCAGCCACAAGTTGACTCTGTGAATGGCAATATTATTGGGTACGAAGCATTGCTACGTTGGAATCATCCAACAAGAGGCTTGTTAGCGCCGATAGATTTTCTCGCGATTGCTGAAAGTAGCGGCTTGATTATCCCTATTGGAGAATGGGCTTTGCTTGAAGCTTGTAACAAAGCGAAGAAAATACACATTGCAGATGCGAATTTTCAGCGCATGGCTGTTAATCTATCGGCATTGCAATTCAACCATGCAAATATTTTTGACCACGTTAAAAGTGCACTTGTTGAAACCGGTTTACCACCAAGCTTACTCGAGCTTGAAATTACAGAATCAGCCATCATCAGTAACGTCGATGAGGCGATTGCCTTGCTGTTTATGTTAAAAAAACTAGGTGTGAAGTTAGCCATTGATGATTTTGGAACCGGCTACTCTTCATTAAATTACTTAAAGAGCTTTCCCATTGATACATTGAAAATAGATAAATCGTTTGTAGATGGCATTGTGAGTAATCAAAAAGATGCCGCTATTGCTCGCACAATTGTGCAGTTAGCACTTAATTTAGAACTCAGTACGATAGCTGAAGGAGTCGAATTCATAGAGCAGCATGAGTTACTTAAGGCTATGGGGTGTACTAATTTACAAGGTTATTTGTATAGTAAACCCTTACCTTCGGAAATGGTTTGA
- a CDS encoding metalloregulator ArsR/SmtB family transcription factor: protein MKKKTVLFLCTGNSARSQMAEALLRNKAADQFDVFSAGTSPEQVDVRTIEAITHFGIDAGDLVSKHLQTFAGKDFDYVITLCEKANNECRSYPGAGKQLAWDFPDPKTRTGNHPFSSTMTELNNRLSMFLRVENKVTSKASNEIIIETKIEDRNQSAPERLIDFDPITFYKCLTDDIRLKSLMLTHYHGELCVCELMEALNEESQPKVSRNLALLKKAAIISDRKHGQWVFYRINPNLPQWAKSVIAETTENNLGLIMSPLERLDIMQNRPNKVSFCR, encoded by the coding sequence ATGAAAAAGAAAACTGTGTTGTTTCTATGTACTGGCAATTCGGCGCGTTCGCAAATGGCTGAGGCGTTGTTACGCAATAAAGCGGCTGATCAATTTGATGTGTTCAGTGCCGGAACATCGCCAGAACAAGTCGATGTTCGAACTATTGAGGCTATTACTCACTTTGGTATTGATGCGGGTGATTTAGTGTCTAAGCACTTGCAGACTTTTGCTGGCAAAGACTTCGATTATGTTATTACCCTTTGCGAAAAAGCTAATAATGAATGTCGTAGTTACCCTGGTGCAGGTAAACAATTGGCATGGGATTTCCCTGATCCTAAAACCCGTACAGGTAATCATCCATTTTCAAGCACCATGACCGAGCTTAACAATCGTTTGTCGATGTTTTTGCGGGTGGAAAATAAAGTCACTTCCAAGGCCTCGAATGAGATTATCATCGAGACAAAAATCGAAGATCGCAATCAATCTGCCCCAGAACGATTAATCGATTTCGATCCCATTACATTTTATAAATGCCTTACCGATGACATTCGCCTAAAAAGCTTAATGCTGACCCATTACCACGGTGAATTGTGTGTGTGCGAGCTGATGGAAGCGCTGAATGAAGAAAGCCAACCAAAAGTATCGCGCAATTTAGCCTTGTTAAAAAAGGCTGCGATTATTAGCGACAGAAAACACGGTCAGTGGGTGTTTTATCGCATCAATCCTAACTTACCTCAATGGGCTAAATCAGTAATAGCAGAAACCACTGAAAACAACCTTGGGTTGATTATGTCGCCATTAGAGCGGTTAGACATTATGCAAAATAGACCGAACAAGGTGAGTTTTTGTCGTTAA
- a CDS encoding sigma-54-dependent Fis family transcriptional regulator yields MPRPTLFYHLHRRQEGEARLLALPSCQHFNKIASSVDQPWLDQLHSNSIDVAIIELSQLSQLEYAELTDSALMSDIEFIFLSEGKPNPNLDYLMSKSAGYHFRQPYDADAINDTLEDFAQDLQSQSTKQQQPFSSELDQYGLLVGSSRAMHKLYRTIRKVAVTESNVLIVGESGAGKELVANTIHLASHRINQPFIAINCGALSPELVDSELFGHVKGAFTGAHRDHRGVFEQAEGGTLFLDEVTEMPLEHQVKLLRVLENNEYRSVGSQQLKKANVRIVAATNRDPADAIDAGRFREDLYFRLAHFPILVPPLRDRSNDISGLAQHFLAYRNTAEKLTKTFSDDAIKLIQQQKWPGNVRELKHAIERAYILAEDTILPSHITVTPLEPSTEPLADDVQIPAGMRLDELEKVAIYQALDNSLGNKNDTAKQLGISVKTLYNKLSKYEDQTGSDEP; encoded by the coding sequence ATGCCACGTCCAACACTTTTTTATCATCTACACCGTCGTCAAGAAGGTGAAGCACGACTCCTTGCCTTACCGAGTTGCCAGCACTTTAATAAGATTGCTAGTTCAGTTGACCAGCCCTGGTTAGACCAACTGCACAGTAACTCGATAGACGTTGCTATTATTGAATTATCGCAATTAAGCCAACTAGAATACGCAGAGTTAACTGACAGTGCGTTAATGTCTGATATTGAGTTCATCTTCTTAAGCGAAGGTAAACCGAATCCTAACTTAGATTACTTAATGTCAAAAAGCGCTGGTTATCATTTTCGTCAGCCTTACGATGCCGACGCAATCAACGACACCTTAGAAGACTTTGCCCAAGACTTGCAGTCACAATCGACAAAACAACAACAGCCATTTTCTAGTGAACTAGACCAATACGGTTTGTTGGTTGGCTCATCGCGGGCAATGCACAAGTTGTATCGTACTATTCGTAAAGTTGCCGTAACCGAAAGCAACGTACTTATTGTCGGTGAAAGCGGTGCGGGTAAAGAGCTTGTAGCCAACACCATTCACCTGGCCAGTCACCGAATCAACCAACCATTTATCGCCATTAACTGTGGTGCATTAAGCCCTGAACTGGTCGACAGTGAGCTGTTTGGCCATGTAAAAGGCGCTTTTACCGGTGCTCATCGTGATCACCGTGGTGTATTCGAGCAAGCAGAAGGCGGTACCTTATTTCTTGATGAAGTCACCGAAATGCCGCTAGAACATCAAGTAAAATTGTTACGCGTACTCGAAAACAATGAATATCGCTCTGTCGGCTCACAACAGCTTAAAAAAGCCAATGTTCGCATTGTTGCTGCCACCAATCGCGATCCAGCTGACGCTATTGATGCTGGGCGTTTCCGCGAAGATTTATATTTTCGTTTAGCGCATTTCCCTATCCTAGTGCCACCATTACGCGATCGTAGCAATGACATCAGTGGCCTAGCACAACATTTTTTAGCCTACCGAAATACTGCTGAAAAACTGACTAAAACCTTTTCAGATGATGCGATTAAACTTATCCAACAACAAAAATGGCCCGGAAATGTTCGCGAACTAAAACACGCAATAGAACGTGCATATATTTTGGCAGAAGATACTATTTTACCGAGTCATATCACGGTGACACCTCTGGAACCATCAACTGAGCCTTTAGCTGACGACGTACAAATACCTGCTGGTATGCGCTTAGATGAACTTGAAAAAGTAGCTATTTATCAAGCGCTCGACAACTCATTGGGCAATAAAAATGATACTGCCAAACAGCTAGGTATTAGCGTCAAAACCCTTTACAACAAACTCAGTAAATACGAAGACCAAACCGGTTCAGACGAACCATAG